From Fibrobacter sp. UWB4, the proteins below share one genomic window:
- a CDS encoding type II secretion system protein J codes for MMFCSVGDLCPKCRRKAGFTLVELLVYMAILGVVVLVAGQALTDSTRVRVRTQNMLASSQNAENAASLLKEDIAQMGAKEYETDKYSGSFNVVRGVFMDPDNADVDQVDKSSYSLHQGSGEFDSLYFRRIRYDDDGKYVALEAVSWYVRDGVLYRSCKRLESASGAAADESCPDDGDLEVAIAKDMARFKVVPAKPKLLNSSTGKVLFPPSETSSDFRLLSRYDGSKILRLNLAPEEGGSIVKISGFTSNFDDENDSYSTENKMNQVYAAEANSSAGNWSSLCSEMTFAPGIEYEISFKQPLMTGTDYSQSFIPGKDHLSVGLRTKSGEKIAGIDDFLFLPPNDENSAAIIRNFRFSVNNEIKACLAFTFVFFSPLAEKGTLNIANLTVKKIQDVNYEFDPSYVPDVLDKKNIRAFFVDLRINKHGEQGGSKYVFATPSNGAAAE; via the coding sequence ATGATGTTTTGTTCTGTGGGTGATTTGTGCCCGAAATGTCGCCGTAAGGCGGGCTTTACCTTAGTGGAATTGCTTGTCTATATGGCGATTCTTGGTGTTGTTGTCCTCGTTGCAGGGCAAGCTCTTACGGATAGTACAAGAGTTCGTGTTCGCACTCAAAACATGCTTGCTTCTTCGCAAAATGCAGAAAACGCGGCCAGTCTCCTGAAAGAAGATATCGCCCAGATGGGGGCGAAGGAATACGAAACAGATAAGTACTCTGGTTCATTTAATGTTGTCCGTGGTGTATTCATGGATCCTGACAATGCGGATGTCGATCAGGTGGATAAGTCTTCCTATTCGTTGCATCAGGGAAGTGGCGAATTTGACAGCCTGTACTTTAGGCGTATCCGCTATGATGATGATGGCAAGTATGTGGCTCTTGAAGCAGTCTCGTGGTATGTGCGCGATGGAGTCCTTTATCGCAGCTGTAAGCGTCTTGAAAGTGCGTCCGGGGCGGCTGCGGATGAATCCTGTCCTGACGACGGAGATCTGGAAGTCGCTATCGCAAAGGATATGGCGCGTTTCAAGGTTGTCCCGGCGAAGCCCAAATTGCTGAATTCCAGCACGGGCAAAGTCCTTTTCCCGCCTTCTGAAACGTCTTCGGATTTTCGTTTGCTTTCCCGTTACGATGGCAGCAAAATCCTCCGCTTGAACCTTGCTCCAGAGGAGGGCGGCAGCATTGTCAAGATTTCAGGTTTCACTTCGAATTTCGATGATGAAAACGATTCTTACTCGACTGAAAATAAGATGAACCAGGTCTATGCCGCAGAGGCAAATTCTAGTGCCGGAAACTGGTCTAGCCTGTGTTCTGAAATGACGTTTGCTCCAGGAATAGAATATGAAATTTCCTTTAAGCAGCCGCTTATGACGGGGACCGATTATTCGCAGTCTTTTATTCCGGGTAAAGATCATTTGTCTGTTGGTTTGCGTACAAAATCAGGTGAAAAAATAGCGGGCATTGATGATTTCCTGTTCTTGCCGCCGAACGATGAAAACTCTGCCGCCATTATTCGCAATTTCCGATTTTCTGTAAACAATGAAATCAAGGCGTGTCTTGCTTTTACATTTGTCTTCTTCTCGCCGCTTGCAGAAAAAGGAACTTTGAATATTGCAAACTTGACGGTGAAAAAAATACAGGATGTGAATTACGAGTTTGATCCAAGTTATGTTCCTGATGTCTTGGACAAGAAAAATATTCGTGCGTTCTTTGTGGATCTGAGAATAAATAAGCACGGCGAACAAGGTGGATCAAAATACGTTTTTGCAACGCCGAGTAATGGTGCGGCAGCAGAGTAG
- the gpmI gene encoding 2,3-bisphosphoglycerate-independent phosphoglycerate mutase, whose translation MLKKLSNFPGIKGPVVTIVMDGFGITDKVEGNAIKAARTPTLDNLFKMYPNVLLKAHGRAVGMPTNEDMGNSEVGHNAIGAGQVYNQGAALVADAINSGDIFGRDAWKEISGNVREKNTVLHFIGLFSDGNVHSNIAHLKAMVAQAKKEGVKKVRVHILLDGRDVPETSALDYVGPFEKFLDELRSPEFDVCIASGGGRMQITMDRYNANWKMVELGWKTHVLGEGRYFDNATQAIETLRGETKAIDQDLPPFVIAKDGAPVGTINDGDSVVFFNFRGDRAIEITRAFEEESFNEFDRKRFPHVCYAGMLQYDGDLKLPNRFLVPPPAIKETSGEWLAETGVKQFACSETQKYGHVTYFWNGNRSSKFDGETYLEIESDVVPFEQRPWMKAAEITDAMIEALKSGKYQTLRCNFPNGDMVGHTGSFRAATMAIEAVDIGLARLLPVIDALGGVAIITADHGNADEMYEIDKKTGMPKVNKDGSFKAKTSHTLNKVPCILYDNVTGGKLGLKEGDWGLSNIAATTANLLGLEKHEAWDDSMLIIK comes from the coding sequence ATGCTCAAGAAGCTTTCCAATTTCCCTGGCATCAAGGGACCCGTTGTCACGATCGTGATGGACGGTTTTGGTATCACCGATAAGGTCGAAGGCAACGCCATCAAGGCAGCCCGCACCCCGACTCTCGACAACCTCTTCAAGATGTACCCGAACGTCCTCCTGAAGGCTCACGGCCGCGCCGTGGGCATGCCGACCAACGAAGACATGGGTAACTCCGAAGTCGGCCACAACGCCATCGGTGCTGGCCAGGTTTACAACCAGGGTGCAGCTCTCGTTGCAGACGCCATCAACAGCGGCGACATCTTCGGCCGCGATGCCTGGAAGGAAATTTCCGGCAACGTTCGTGAAAAGAACACCGTTCTCCACTTCATCGGCCTCTTCAGCGATGGTAACGTCCACTCCAACATCGCTCACCTCAAGGCCATGGTTGCTCAGGCCAAGAAGGAAGGCGTCAAAAAGGTTCGCGTTCACATCCTCCTCGACGGTCGTGACGTTCCGGAAACCTCCGCTCTCGATTACGTCGGCCCATTTGAAAAGTTCCTCGACGAACTCCGCTCTCCGGAATTCGACGTTTGCATCGCTTCTGGCGGTGGACGTATGCAGATCACCATGGACCGTTACAACGCTAACTGGAAGATGGTGGAACTCGGCTGGAAGACCCACGTGCTCGGCGAAGGCCGCTACTTCGACAACGCTACGCAGGCTATCGAAACCCTTCGTGGCGAAACCAAGGCTATTGACCAGGACCTCCCGCCGTTCGTGATTGCAAAGGACGGCGCTCCGGTCGGCACCATCAACGATGGCGACTCCGTGGTGTTCTTCAACTTCCGTGGCGACCGCGCCATCGAAATCACTCGCGCCTTCGAAGAAGAATCCTTCAATGAATTTGACCGCAAGCGCTTCCCGCACGTCTGCTACGCTGGCATGCTCCAGTACGACGGCGACCTCAAGCTCCCGAACCGCTTCCTCGTGCCGCCTCCGGCCATCAAGGAAACCAGCGGCGAATGGCTCGCTGAAACGGGCGTCAAGCAGTTCGCTTGCTCCGAAACGCAGAAGTACGGCCACGTCACTTACTTCTGGAATGGTAACCGTTCCAGCAAGTTCGACGGCGAAACCTACCTCGAAATCGAATCTGACGTTGTTCCGTTCGAACAGCGCCCGTGGATGAAGGCTGCCGAAATCACCGACGCCATGATCGAAGCCTTGAAGAGCGGGAAGTACCAGACGCTCCGCTGCAACTTCCCGAACGGCGACATGGTGGGCCACACCGGTTCCTTCCGCGCTGCTACGATGGCTATCGAAGCTGTGGACATCGGCCTCGCACGACTCCTCCCGGTGATCGACGCCCTCGGTGGTGTTGCCATCATCACGGCTGACCACGGTAACGCCGACGAAATGTACGAAATCGACAAGAAGACCGGCATGCCGAAGGTCAACAAGGACGGTTCCTTCAAGGCCAAGACGAGCCACACGCTCAACAAGGTGCCGTGCATCCTTTACGATAACGTCACTGGCGGCAAGCTCGGCCTCAAGGAAGGCGACTGGGGTCTGTCGAACATCGCAGCAACGACGGCGAACCTCCTCGGCCTCGAAAAGCACGAGGCTTGGGACGATTCCATGCTCATCATCAAGTAA
- the gpmA gene encoding 2,3-diphosphoglycerate-dependent phosphoglycerate mutase yields MKLVLVRHGESEWNKKNLFTGWMDVDLSEKGHEEAAAAGQLLKAEGYDFDLCYTSYLKRAIHTLNHMLDEMDRAWLPVVKSWKLNERHYGDLQGKNKSEAAEKFGEDQVKIWRRSFDIKPPVLADDDERSAKKQAMYRDVDESFLPQNESLETTIARVIPYYLEEIKPQMKAGKRIVIAAHGNSLRALVMYLDKMSKEEVLGLNIPTATPLVYEFDDNLNPVKHYYLGDQEALKAKMEAVANQGKKK; encoded by the coding sequence ATTAAACTCGTGCTTGTACGCCACGGCGAAAGCGAATGGAACAAGAAGAACCTCTTTACGGGATGGATGGACGTAGACCTCAGCGAAAAGGGTCACGAAGAAGCGGCTGCCGCAGGCCAACTCTTGAAGGCTGAAGGTTACGATTTCGACCTCTGCTACACCTCTTACCTGAAACGCGCCATCCACACGCTGAACCACATGCTTGATGAAATGGACCGCGCCTGGCTCCCAGTCGTAAAGAGCTGGAAACTGAACGAACGCCACTACGGGGACTTGCAGGGCAAGAACAAGTCCGAAGCCGCCGAAAAGTTCGGAGAGGATCAAGTGAAAATCTGGCGCCGCTCATTTGACATCAAGCCGCCCGTGCTTGCCGATGATGACGAACGCAGCGCAAAGAAGCAGGCCATGTACCGCGATGTCGATGAATCGTTCCTCCCACAGAACGAAAGCCTCGAAACGACAATTGCCCGCGTGATCCCTTACTACCTTGAAGAAATCAAGCCTCAAATGAAGGCCGGCAAGCGCATTGTGATCGCGGCACACGGCAATTCCCTACGCGCACTGGTGATGTACCTCGACAAGATGAGCAAGGAAGAAGTTCTCGGCCTGAACATTCCGACAGCGACCCCGCTTGTTTACGAGTTTGACGACAACTTGAACCCGGTAAAGCACTACTACCTGGGTGACCAGGAAGCTCTCAAAGCCAAGATGGAAGCCGTCGCAAACCAGGGCAAGAAAAAGTAG
- the uvrB gene encoding excinuclease ABC subunit UvrB: MARARKTITPDPYAKPIAKPLPPSKSLPGKLKQFQAPTRADFDLVSPYGAAGDQPKAIEELTEGFKNGEQFQTLLGVTGSGKTFTMANVIKNVGKPTLILTHNKTLAAQLYQEFKSFFPNNAVEYFVSYYDYFQPEAYIPHTDTFIEKDASINDEIDKLRLRATANLLTRRDVIIVASVSCIYGLGSPSEYFDLMVRIRRGNVYDRDKILRDLVHIQYSRNDFSLDRGSFRVRGDVIEVHPSYDEDGLRIELFGDEVDRLYRFNIVTGEVIKEVEELTIAPAKHFVTKEENRAGMLQRIQMELTDRLAELDKEGKVLESARLSSRTRYDMEMLRETGMCNGIENYSRIIEDRAPGTRPFTLIDYFGDDWLLMIDESHVSIPQVGGMAEGDKSRKTTLVQYGFRLPCALDNRPMNFAEFEYMYPKQVLFVSATPGDYELKKTNGVVTEQINRPTGLLDPKIELFPIQGQMDVLLYRIEEVVNNGDRVLVTTLTKKMAQDLTEFFIEAGVRAKYLHSDIKTLERHELIRGLRSGEYDVLVGINLLREGLDLPEVSMVAILDADKEGFLRNYRSLIQTMGRASRNVNGTVLLFADNMTESLQKAIDETNRRRTLQEEFNAEHHITPKSVTRKIEEDLRIIDPLGDIGDDNEIEDDSLVTSNSELETNLGIRPMEPLQPSNYRRKTKDERRKKAAVPGAHPDKPSKASESKLADLERQMKEAAARLDFEEAARIRDIIRSLNA; encoded by the coding sequence ATGGCTCGCGCACGTAAGACTATTACTCCTGATCCGTATGCAAAACCGATAGCGAAACCGCTACCGCCTTCCAAGAGCTTGCCCGGAAAACTCAAGCAGTTCCAGGCGCCCACTCGTGCGGATTTTGACCTCGTAAGTCCTTACGGCGCCGCAGGCGACCAGCCCAAGGCCATTGAAGAATTGACCGAAGGATTCAAGAACGGCGAACAATTCCAGACGCTTCTCGGCGTAACCGGTTCCGGCAAGACGTTCACCATGGCAAACGTCATCAAGAATGTCGGGAAGCCAACGCTCATCCTCACGCACAACAAGACGCTCGCCGCCCAGCTTTACCAAGAATTCAAGTCGTTCTTCCCGAACAACGCGGTGGAATACTTCGTCAGCTATTACGACTACTTCCAGCCCGAAGCGTACATCCCGCACACGGATACGTTCATCGAAAAAGACGCAAGCATCAATGACGAAATCGACAAGCTCCGTCTGCGCGCAACGGCAAACCTGCTTACCCGCCGCGATGTCATCATCGTCGCTTCCGTGAGCTGCATTTACGGTTTGGGAAGCCCGAGCGAATACTTCGACTTGATGGTCCGCATCAGACGAGGCAACGTTTACGACCGCGACAAGATTCTGCGTGACCTTGTCCACATCCAGTATTCCCGCAATGACTTTAGCCTCGACCGAGGTTCGTTCCGCGTCCGCGGCGACGTCATCGAAGTGCACCCGAGCTACGACGAAGACGGGCTGCGCATCGAACTTTTCGGTGACGAAGTCGACCGCCTTTACCGCTTCAACATCGTCACGGGCGAAGTTATCAAGGAAGTCGAAGAACTTACCATCGCCCCTGCGAAACACTTTGTCACCAAAGAAGAAAACCGCGCGGGCATGTTGCAACGCATCCAAATGGAACTCACCGACCGCCTCGCCGAGCTAGACAAGGAAGGCAAGGTGCTAGAATCCGCACGACTTTCGAGCCGCACCCGCTACGACATGGAAATGCTCCGCGAAACAGGCATGTGTAACGGCATCGAAAACTACTCCCGCATCATCGAAGACCGCGCTCCGGGCACCCGCCCCTTTACGCTTATCGACTACTTTGGCGATGATTGGCTCTTGATGATCGACGAATCGCACGTGAGCATCCCGCAAGTGGGCGGCATGGCCGAAGGCGACAAGTCCCGCAAGACTACGCTCGTGCAATACGGTTTCCGCCTCCCCTGTGCTCTCGACAACCGCCCGATGAACTTCGCCGAATTCGAGTACATGTACCCGAAGCAAGTGCTTTTTGTGAGCGCCACCCCTGGCGACTACGAACTGAAAAAGACGAACGGCGTTGTCACGGAACAGATCAACCGACCGACCGGACTTTTGGACCCGAAAATCGAGCTGTTCCCGATCCAGGGCCAAATGGACGTGCTCCTGTACCGCATCGAAGAAGTCGTCAATAACGGCGACCGCGTGCTCGTCACGACGCTCACCAAGAAGATGGCGCAAGACCTCACGGAATTTTTCATCGAAGCAGGCGTCCGCGCGAAGTACCTCCATAGCGACATCAAGACGCTCGAACGCCACGAGCTCATCCGCGGACTGCGTAGCGGCGAATACGACGTGCTCGTGGGCATCAACCTCTTGCGCGAAGGCCTCGACCTCCCCGAAGTGAGCATGGTCGCGATTCTCGATGCCGACAAAGAAGGCTTTTTGCGCAACTACCGTAGCCTCATCCAGACGATGGGCCGCGCAAGCCGCAACGTGAACGGCACAGTGCTTTTGTTCGCGGACAACATGACAGAAAGTCTGCAAAAAGCCATCGACGAGACGAACCGCCGTCGTACCTTGCAAGAGGAATTCAATGCCGAGCACCACATCACGCCAAAGTCCGTGACCCGCAAGATCGAAGAAGACCTGCGAATCATCGACCCCTTGGGCGATATCGGCGACGACAACGAAATTGAAGACGATTCTCTAGTAACTAGTAACTCTGAACTAGAAACTAATTTGGGTATCCGTCCGATGGAACCGTTGCAGCCCTCTAATTATAGACGAAAGACGAAAGACGAGAGACGAAAGAAAGCAGCGGTCCCCGGCGCACATCCCGACAAACCTTCCAAAGCCTCCGAGTCCAAGCTCGCCGACCTGGAACGTCAAATGAAGGAAGCAGCCGCCCGCCTCGACTTCGAAGAAGCCGCCCGAATCCGCGATATTATACGCTCTCTCAACGCTTAG
- a CDS encoding GIY-YIG nuclease family protein: MQEKSYTYILFNKPHGTLYTGVTSNLIKRMQEHKSLTSGFTAKYNVTQLGYFEEHTSVVDAIEREKKIKAGSRKKKIALIESMNPQWKDLFSELGV, from the coding sequence ATGCAAGAAAAATCATACACTTACATCCTGTTCAATAAACCGCATGGAACATTATATACAGGTGTGACTTCGAATCTCATCAAACGAATGCAGGAGCATAAATCATTGACTTCTGGATTTACTGCAAAATATAATGTTACGCAATTAGGTTATTTCGAAGAGCATACTTCGGTTGTTGATGCGATTGAAAGAGAGAAAAAGATAAAAGCTGGATCTAGAAAGAAGAAAATTGCATTGATTGAATCAATGAATCCTCAATGGAAAGATCTTTTTTCTGAACTCGGTGTATAG
- a CDS encoding acyltransferase family protein, with translation MSNNGQARIGWIDEFKGFVLLLVCLFHIEQNFPNAHLGMYHLSALRMSAFFFISGFLFSTKRFTNFKSYFTHKTKVLLLPYLFLSFLFFALDPVVYNFALFPKSPTMMVVNTIPDINNTWQYIYWNIAKIFIAGKSSVGAGPLWFVFTLYSVSLLFYLLHEMSKKQVNPKLFFAVMSIEGLLCGWLLNESHFHLPLGIERDLTILFFFGCGYLCKEPIKKIHNAISASTAHAAKNTIIVAAIGIANYIAYAFLESPSPNFSIMNNDLGKSLPQFVASSITGIIGLIATFLLASKIPDIAPIRITKGILRNISRNALVILAVHWWIVLMLRLFFRPQINQPGIAYIAIPIVALGTIAAIPLFRCKLHHLLGKEKISVKESLCIRE, from the coding sequence ATGAGCAACAACGGGCAAGCGAGAATCGGTTGGATTGACGAATTCAAGGGATTCGTTCTTTTGCTCGTTTGCCTGTTCCACATTGAGCAGAATTTCCCGAACGCGCACCTTGGAATGTATCATTTAAGCGCACTCCGCATGTCCGCATTTTTCTTTATTTCAGGATTTCTATTCAGTACAAAACGTTTCACAAATTTTAAGAGTTACTTTACCCACAAGACAAAAGTCCTGTTGCTCCCCTATCTATTCCTTTCATTCCTGTTTTTCGCGCTAGACCCCGTTGTTTATAACTTTGCGTTGTTCCCAAAATCGCCCACGATGATGGTCGTGAACACGATTCCCGACATCAACAACACATGGCAATACATCTACTGGAACATCGCTAAGATTTTCATCGCCGGAAAATCTTCAGTCGGCGCGGGGCCACTGTGGTTCGTGTTTACGCTTTATTCCGTCAGCTTGCTTTTTTACCTGCTTCACGAGATGTCCAAAAAGCAAGTCAACCCCAAGCTGTTTTTCGCCGTGATGTCCATAGAAGGACTCCTTTGCGGTTGGCTTCTGAATGAAAGCCACTTTCACTTGCCGCTGGGCATCGAGCGCGACCTCACGATTTTATTCTTCTTCGGCTGCGGATATCTTTGCAAGGAACCCATCAAAAAAATCCACAACGCCATTTCTGCGAGTACAGCTCACGCCGCAAAAAACACAATCATCGTTGCCGCCATCGGAATCGCAAACTATATCGCCTATGCGTTCTTGGAATCGCCGAGTCCGAACTTCAGCATCATGAACAACGACTTGGGCAAAAGTCTCCCCCAATTTGTTGCAAGTTCCATCACAGGCATTATCGGTCTCATAGCCACATTCCTGCTTGCAAGCAAGATTCCTGACATTGCTCCCATCCGCATTACCAAAGGCATCTTGCGAAACATCTCCCGCAACGCGCTTGTGATTCTCGCTGTCCACTGGTGGATTGTCCTGATGCTACGGCTCTTTTTCAGACCGCAAATCAACCAACCCGGAATCGCCTACATCGCAATCCCGATTGTAGCCCTCGGCACCATCGCCGCCATCCCGCTTTTCCGCTGCAAGCTCCATCACCTCCTCGGCAAAGAGAAAATCAGCGTAAAAGAAAGCCTCTGCATTAGGGAATAA
- a CDS encoding MBL fold metallo-hydrolase, with translation MEIKQFVFNPFGVNCYILSNSKGEAILIDPSVSNAHEQAALTDYLKSKNLKVVRVLNTHLHLDHVLGNAFAERTFGVKAEAHKDDEFLLGVQNEQAQMFGLPCNDLAPALGNYLNDGDIIEIAEIRLQVIHVAGHSPGGLAFFCENPGKVNGQDNVPPLLFPGDIIFAGSRGRSDLYGGDEFALVSGIKSKLLTLPAETVVFPGHGPSTTIGNEIMWY, from the coding sequence ATGGAAATAAAGCAATTTGTATTCAATCCATTCGGAGTGAACTGCTACATCCTGAGCAACAGCAAGGGCGAAGCCATCCTGATAGACCCGAGCGTGAGCAATGCACACGAGCAGGCTGCACTCACGGATTACCTCAAAAGCAAAAATTTGAAAGTCGTGCGTGTTTTGAATACGCATCTACACTTGGATCATGTCCTCGGGAACGCATTTGCAGAACGCACTTTTGGCGTCAAGGCCGAAGCGCACAAAGACGACGAATTCCTTTTAGGCGTGCAGAACGAACAAGCCCAAATGTTCGGCCTCCCCTGCAACGATTTAGCCCCCGCTTTGGGCAATTACCTGAATGACGGAGACATCATCGAAATTGCAGAAATCCGCCTGCAAGTGATTCACGTTGCAGGGCATTCTCCGGGCGGTCTCGCCTTCTTCTGCGAAAATCCGGGCAAGGTAAATGGACAAGACAATGTTCCTCCGCTCCTTTTTCCAGGCGATATCATTTTCGCAGGAAGCCGCGGTCGCAGCGACCTCTACGGTGGTGACGAATTTGCGCTCGTAAGTGGTATCAAGTCAAAGCTCCTTACGCTCCCGGCAGAGACCGTCGTATTCCCTGGTCACGGGCCAAGCACTACCATTGGCAACGAGATAATGTGGTATTAA
- a CDS encoding sugar MFS transporter, whose protein sequence is MFLLVVIYVAFIGLGLPDTILGAAWPLMHLDLQTPISAAGILSIIASLGTIVSSLCTPKVLRILGTGKLVAYSIALTAMASVGYGLADSFNILCLCAIPMGIGAGAVDVAMNNFAAIYLESKHTNWLHASWGIGATLGPSLLSFSILTGGGWRGAYEYVAIALAAIFVLILISLPLWKRAEARGGLSENVTIPASSGSTVPGNAKVANPENAPRTAAPDSNNAPHISIREALRVPGMKLSFLTFFFYSALEISTSLWCGTYLIACGFKPEIGAFIVSLMFASVMIGRIASGFFAIKFTDHRLIYAGIFIVSVGCLILSIPLPLNLQPACICLLGLGCAPVYPSLIHATPARFGESLSSQAISIQLAGSYIGSILMPPAFGLVAAKFTVHLWPISLSIFVGLLLLCVCLLDYVTHKKLNKSYARERVIDILHTVSMDTLKRERRIQRRLRNRHRKH, encoded by the coding sequence ATTTTCCTCCTCGTTGTCATATACGTTGCATTTATTGGGCTAGGTCTCCCCGACACCATTCTTGGGGCGGCTTGGCCCTTAATGCATCTAGACCTTCAAACGCCGATTTCTGCGGCGGGCATTCTTTCCATTATCGCATCGCTTGGGACAATCGTCTCTAGCCTTTGCACACCGAAAGTTCTCCGCATTTTAGGCACCGGAAAGCTCGTTGCCTACAGCATTGCGCTTACCGCAATGGCCTCTGTCGGTTACGGATTGGCGGACTCGTTCAACATCCTTTGCCTTTGTGCCATCCCGATGGGCATTGGCGCAGGTGCCGTCGATGTGGCGATGAACAACTTCGCCGCCATTTATCTGGAATCCAAGCACACGAACTGGCTGCATGCAAGCTGGGGCATCGGAGCAACGCTCGGGCCATCACTCCTTTCGTTCTCGATTTTGACCGGTGGCGGTTGGCGTGGGGCATACGAATACGTCGCCATCGCCCTCGCCGCAATATTCGTACTGATTCTAATTTCTCTCCCGCTGTGGAAAAGAGCGGAAGCGCGCGGAGGACTCTCGGAAAACGTCACCATTCCGGCAAGTTCTGGAAGCACCGTTCCTGGAAATGCGAAAGTCGCGAACCCAGAAAATGCGCCGAGAACCGCAGCCCCCGACAGCAACAATGCGCCGCACATCAGCATCCGCGAGGCGCTCCGCGTCCCGGGAATGAAGCTTTCGTTCCTCACGTTCTTCTTTTATTCGGCACTCGAAATTTCGACAAGCCTTTGGTGCGGCACCTATCTCATCGCCTGCGGATTCAAGCCCGAAATCGGAGCATTCATCGTCTCGCTAATGTTTGCATCCGTGATGATTGGCCGTATTGCGAGCGGTTTCTTTGCGATTAAGTTTACCGACCACCGCCTGATATACGCTGGGATTTTCATTGTCTCTGTGGGATGCCTCATTCTTTCAATCCCGCTTCCGCTAAACTTGCAGCCCGCCTGCATTTGTCTGCTCGGACTCGGTTGCGCTCCCGTTTATCCTTCACTGATCCATGCGACCCCCGCACGTTTTGGGGAATCGCTTTCAAGTCAAGCCATCAGCATCCAGCTAGCCGGTTCCTACATCGGTTCAATTTTGATGCCGCCCGCGTTCGGTCTCGTTGCAGCTAAATTCACCGTCCATCTTTGGCCGATTTCGCTCTCGATTTTTGTCGGATTGTTACTTTTATGCGTGTGCCTATTAGACTACGTAACGCACAAAAAATTGAACAAGTCCTATGCCCGCGAACGCGTTATTGACATACTCCACACAGTCTCAATGGACACTCTCAAACGGGAACGCCGCATCCAGCGCCGCTTACGCAATCGCCATAGGAAACATTAA